GGATACATTTGCAAAAACCTACcgctttttaaagaaaatttaagcgtaactttttttttctagaaagGACAATGAAAAATGTGATTCAAGTTTCTCGTGGACATATATATGATACAAGCTTCCAGCTGAAAACTCACATGTTTACAACTCAACTGCCTTTCTCATCAGTTTGAGCTACAACTGACTAAACAAGCCTTAATAGTGTGTTTTATCTTAGCAACATATGGCTATATAAATCAAAGTTTTAGTTGGTCACCGCTCTATATTAAAAAAgcataagaacaaaacatttgCCTCGTGTAGATGGCTCGCTATTCATATTATTTTTGCTTGGCCGGTACCAAGAACTCCTGAATAACTGTTCTTAACCACGTAaggtaaaaaaatttatgtggaacaaaatattgaaaaaaccAATATTTCAGTTTAGTTAGTCGTAGTCCATTCACTAGTGATTTTCTTATTGCATGTGTTAACTTTAACTCATGCGATATATAGCCGATAGGGAGAAAAACCCTTCGTCGCCGACCCTGTTTAGTCTTAGCGACAATCTCTTCCTTCCCCTTTCCTTTATGTTTATCGTATCTTCTGACTATCTTCATTTTTTGGTTATGATCGCTCTCGCGTTCTCTTGAGAAAGATTTTGTAGCGCCTATGACTTACTGCTCAAACTCAAATCTTTGAGTGGTGGCTATTCTTCAGAGTCGAGGGAGTTGGTTTTGGGTTTCTTGTGTGGTATTGTGCACATGTCAAATGAATGTGAAGAGGAAGTTTGATACTTGTTGGAGGTGACTCATAGCAGTGCTTCTTTGTGGACAGTTGCAAGATCATCAGAGGTCGGTGCAATCTTTTTCTCATGGTACTTTTACGGTAGTTTGACAGCTTGCAAGGTTTAGTACTTGAGAGCATTATCTTTTTTGTTGGCAGGGTCCTTCGTAACTAAGGAATTGTATGACACTCACGAGTTTGTAACTATAAATTTGTAATGCTTTATTTAGCGTGTGTAATCTCTTGATTATGTTTAACATGTTCACCTTATGTATTATTGGTCGTTgttaataaaatttttattcaatctcTAAATGGAAACTACTTTGATGTGTTATTGTCTTCCAGAAAAACTTACCGTATGAGACCAGCTACGTCAAGATTGAATATGCTAATAAAAGGTTGGCATGGTTCTTCTCCACACGCAAATATTATTGACTTCTCACAAAAGTGTGTTAAATTTCATGCTTAATTGAGAAAAAGTAGGAAAATATCTAACAGTCCAAATGTTAACTTAAAATCGAATGATGCTAACAATGCCATCTAGTAAGCTAGTAGGTGTCGGTCACCtgtttaatataatataatcaTCCAATTAAGAAATTGTTAAGACAGTGGTTAGGGTTTCTAAAACTAAACGGCCAAACTTAAGTAACTATATTCTCAACATGAGTAGATAGCTACagtgtgtttatttatttatttatactacaACATATTTGCATTACGAgaataatttgatatcgaactcATCTTTTACAAGATTCAAACTCAAGACTTTTCGTTTACAACTGAAAAAATTATCACTAAACTGTACTACTAAGTGACTTAAGAGACTCTCAAAGTTTCTTCAATTGTTAAAGAAacatatttctctttttttattcttattctTGATGCAGATgccaaaaatatataaagtcaGGTTTGTcttgtttttttctctttcgtCGGCAGTATAATTAGGCTTTGCAATTTGGTAGCAGCAAGGAAAATCAAGGTCAAGTTTGGTCATGCATGTTGCCTtgtattttaatgaaaaagtagGAAAAAGAATGTGCTGTACAGATTCCTCAAGGGAACCCAATGTCCTATGTTTTGAGGGCAAGCGTGATATATATACAGGTTCATATATTTTATGGTCCCAAATCTTAAAGCTTAACAGGTTCTTTAGGGTTTCATACAGTTCACATAGACAATGGTCAAAATTAAATCTTCTACTTGTCCCTTAACTTAAAGcataccacaaaaaaaaaaaaaaaaaaaaaaacaaaacaaaacaatttggATTGGATTACAATAATCCTGTATATACTACGATCTGCATGGCATATATAATATTACGATCGGTTTATTTCTGGTTATAGTTCTTTAATAATGATAAATTGTCGATATGATAATATTAGTAGATGATGCTATCGAAATAGAATATGCCCTTTACCATAAAGATAAATGTAGTGAACTAATAATATATAGACTTGATACGATACTCCATGTGATAGACATGCTAATATAATGTATCAGTTTATCTAAAAGTATAactcatgttttttatttgtatctAAAAAACTAAATTATAAACCCTAAAATTACGAGCTCAAAGGTCAATACGTGTGTTATAATTTGAGTGAATTGAGAGTGGCAAACCCAGTCAACTTTTCTTATATAGATTTGCTTCCCAATATATTATGAAGCCAAACTTGATCAACTAAAAAGGAATCTTTGATGTTGGTAGTTAGGGCAAGGCTTGGACAGGATGAGAGGAAGAAGCCAATGGGCATTTCAAACGCTAATTTATTCTCATGATCCCCAATTTGCATGCTCTTGGAATTTTCATGGAAGAAGAATAATGTTTAAATTAGCATGCTTATGCACTTATACATTTAATTATCTAAACAACCTATTAACAAAattctctttgtcaaccaaaagagattaaaactaagaaaataaccaaaataaaaattatgggCAATATAGTaatttaaacacaaaataattttactgtttttttaaaAGCCTCATAGCAAAGTAACCATATCAATTGCCCTCATTTTATCTTCCAAgtttttcttcccaaaaaataaaacttttagtGATGAAATAGTTATCTAGAAACAGTCGTTAAAGATGTGAACAATCTCTTCAACAACGAAAAATTGTTTCAAGGTCAACATCAAAAAACTTTAGTGAACATgttatattttctctctttgtaaCTGTTATTCTCAAATTTTTAATAAGCACATACATAGTAGAGAAATAATGTGACCTGAAAATGGTTtaaaatagtaattatgcaGCTGATGACAAATTGCATCAGTTGTTGAAACAGCAACATCTGTTTCTGTTTAGATAATATACGGTTGTTAGCGGGAAGCATCAACTTATGTTActgatttgattaatttataattaatgaaataatttttttaatgaaattatctTTCCccctaattatattatttggtATTTTCTGTTAACCTCCAATCTCCAATGTTGTTGATGTGGTTCATTCCATTGAACTTTTGGCACCATAATTGCAAATCTCACAGAATTTTTATGCCCAACTATGACATGATcacttaaattttttgtttatggcTTGTAAAGCCCTCCACAGTGATTTAAGTgagtgtaatacatatatataggaaTCAAATATCTAAGTTTGATTACTGTAATACTACTGTTACATTAGTATGAGTTCATTGGTACCACACTCTTGAGTTTGATATATCGGACTCGTGAGTTCTATAAATTGGTATTACACTCAATTTTTTCCTCTAATTGTAGAAGTGTGATTCCTAATTTCCTATATGAATTCAATATGGTAGTGTCACACTCACTTTTTCCAGCTTAATGTTTGAAGGCTAAAAAACTTGAACTTGGAGCACTTACTTCAAGATAAACTTCTTCTGTTTAGAAAGATACAGAGGGACAACTTTGGACCCCAGAATACTACTTCTGTGTTGGGAAAGACACACTTGATTTTGTGGCCGTTGGATGTGTTCGAAGTTATTGAGGCCCAAAATTCGAAATTTGTTTTGAGTCTGCCCAAAAATAGTAAGGcccaaattaaataaagggaTTCTAGACTAGTTTTCTTTTCTATTCTGAATTTAACAACCTATATTGTTCATGAAATTTGAAACTTCCTTCAATAGAGTGAAATATGAGGTGCCACTAGACCATGTGGTCATGGACACAAATGGCTCGAAACCAATAATACTACTTagacacataaaaaaatatattgtcgACTACCTTTCTTATATAGATGGACTTCATAGTTGTGTGTAGAATTCACCTATATTAAGGAAGTAGTCAGCAATGTGGTCAATTTTATGTGTCTAAGTAGCATGGTTGGTACAACTCCATTTGGATTGTTTTAATGCAAAGTCTTGCAAGATGTTTTCAAGAAGTTTGTAACTCAAGTAGTTAAGAGCATTTACATTATATTCGACGGTATCATGTACAATTTGGGATTCCCTCTCCATCATATGTCAAGAACTATATACACCATCATTCAACTAGACACGTAAACAGATGGAGTCAAATGTCAATTCATATCCTATTAATTGTATCGAATTCAGGTTAGAAGCCAAAAATGGTGCTTCTTCTTGTAGCATTTATTAAGATATCTCCATAAGAAGGCTTTTGGGATGAGATTAGAGAAATAATGTGAcctaaaaaatgattaaaaatagtaattatgcaGCTGTATTAGAGTAGTTGGCCTGTCCGATGATTCATCAATTGTGATGTGTGatgttaatttaatttgttttcagtCGTGGTCCAAACCCTATATTCTATATTTCTCTAGTCCCATCCACTTTATGACCATTAATTTGTTGATAAAAATTGTCAAATTGCACGCATTGCTCAAGGGCTATTTTAATAGCGACATCTAAAATGCCTATACAAGCTGCTTGAATCCCATTAGTGAATATAAAGTTGGATGTATATATTCCATCATCTTGTATTTGTCCatgaattttatgaaaaaagaCCCCACATAATACAAATTGCAAGAGTTTTTGGCAGGAATATCAAATATTAATTGCATTACTTTCCTTGAGCCATCGAATTTGTTTTGACTCATTCATGCTGCGAGCCTTGTTAACTATTGTCACATTACACTTGACCAACTAATGTGATAtcgatttacaaaattttgtatttatgttaagtactgtttatattagAAATCGTTATGtaaagatgatctttacaaaaaatcaattaaaactaacgTCATTTAGTCAATCAATAGGCAAGACTTCTCTTTTCAAATCAGGAGAGACATGcttataattattaaaataagtagTCAAgactttccttttcttctaacctaaaatcaattggcaatacaAGAGAGTCTCTCAGGATTATTTAAATTAGTAAGCAAAACTTctcttttcaaatatagaatTCATACTCACAATAGTATACTGATGTCAATTATCATCCCATACCTAGCTAAGAAAATTGTATTTTGCACCCAATCATTACATGAAAATTGATCATACAAAATACTCCTTGATCAAAATATATTCCCGATTACACTCAAGTTTTTGCCGACTAAATCAATTCATTTTATTGAAAAGTTATGGAGAATCACAGTGATCAACTCTAGATTACTCTGTGAAATTAAATATACATCGGAGCATCATAAAATATTTAGATGATAGTTTGATTAATtgagttcctttttttttgtttgataaacTACTAATTGAGTTTGTTGTGGTTAGAATGTCATTACATCAGAATTCATATACAGCTAGGGCAAAGCCAAAATGTACACTACCCACTATTAGGAAGGTCAAAGACTCCAAACACCAATTATAAAGGGGAACCTCTCTAGGTTCTAGCCATTCCAACCTGGCAACTTTGGAGGCACCTCTAACCTTTAGGTATCAGAAATGGCTCTATGCTTCTATCCTAGTACTAaagtaaatgaatttttttttttaatattatcatTCCGTTTGATGTGTCCCTACGTCCAACTTGTGACACTTCCTTGATAAAACATGAGgtatttaatttgtttgatgttaatttaatttgattccAATCAATTGTGATGTGTaatgttaatttaatttgttttcagtGGTGGTCCAAACCCTATATTCTAAATTTCTCTAGTCCCATCCACTTTATGATCATTAATTTGTTGATAAAAATTGTCAAATTGCACGCATTGCTCAAGGGCTATTTCAATAGCAACATCTAAAATGCCTATACGAACTGCTTGAATCCCATTAGTGAATAGAAAGTTGGATGTATACATTCCATCATCTTGTATTTGTCCatgaattttatgaaaaaaataccCCACATAATACAAATTGCAAGAGTTTTTAGCAGGAATATCAAATATTAATTGCATTACTTTCATTGAACCATCGAATTTGTTTTGACTCATTCATGATGCGAGCCTTGTTAATTATTGTCACATTACACTTGACCAACTAATGTGAGATCGATTTAcataattttgtgtttatgatacgtactgtttatattaaaaatcattatgTAAAGATGATGCCACATTCCGatccggggtggatcacttcctgggcctgctccaccaccgtatcacgatattgtccgctttggtcTTACCATCAGAATGTCATTACATCAGAATTCATATATAGCTAGGGCAAAGCCAATATGTACACTACCCACCATTAGGAAGGTCAAAGAATCCAAACCCCAATATCTTATATTATAAAGGGGAACCTCTCTAGGTTCTAGCCATTCCAACCTGGCAACTTTGGAGGCGCCTCCAACCTTTAGGTATCAGAAATGGCTCTATGCTTCCCTCCTAGTACTAaagtaaatgaattttttttttttaatatgatcATTCCGTTTGATGTGTCCCTACGTCCAACTTGTGACACTTCCTTGATAAAACATGTGGTATTATTTTgagaggtggattgtctgtccttctattttcatatttttttcatgtttttttatgATGTGTcgtcacggttaagtcatattaattttttataaaaataataaaacaaaaggtaataggaatataaaatgttgacgtggcttaattaTGACCACATAAACAAAAAGGCATATAAAGAGTATGGAAATAGAAAGGCAGATAATCCACCTCTATTATTTTGTGCACAACAACTAGGAAGGTTGATCTTTCCATCAATAGTACAGTATGGGAAGAATGATAATGCTAGTCAGTCGTTAGTGGGTGTACGGAACCGCAACTGCTAATGTAAATTGACATATGTCTCACTTACCCGCCATGCATGAGTGACCGTTCATTGAAGGAACCTTGACGACGCACTATATCGTAAAATGCACAACTCTACGCAATTGCAGTGATGTTTAGTCTTTGATTATGAGATTGACATGCATACTCAAAATGAGTGAGTGACTGACCAAAAAGAAGTCTTGAGAATGAAAGCAATTTATATGAAACAGATTCACTGAAATATTGAATCTCATTTCAACAACACAATAATATGTAGAGAGAAATTTACACATTATTAAACCAAAACGCCACGCTGCTAGTGAAATTGTTTTATAAAAATCATGATCAACAACAACAcgcaacaaaacaaaaccgtCCGGTAAAATAGTGGAGAGAGAGAACAAAAACGCGGGGTTTCTAGAAAAACGCTTACTATtgttcactctcctccttctgtGGCAAACAAAGCCAGTAAGTCGCAATCAGACAGTGAGAGCAAAGGCCCTGATAACGCTTGGTCTTTCTTTGGCCAAAGATACTGTTgcattctctctctcactaggTACGAGAAGGAGGGCGAGGCAAGCGGGCCCCTTTCTTTCTTGCTCTCTTTGCTGATTTGCTTGTTGCTAGTCGTaaatttcccttctttcttctgaTTCAGGCtaccccacgttctctctctctgtgattcATCGATAACCCCACTTTCTTCCCTCTCTTAGCTTTCCCAGGCTTATTTATTGTACTCATTTACCCACCCACTGTCACCAACCATTTCCCAGTCCCTGATCCcatttctctctccctccctccctccctccctccctctctttctcctttaCTCCGTGTCGCTTTGTCTTCTTTCCCAAGTGGCTAGATCTCTGAAATTAAGCGGGGGTTTTGAGATTCGAAGCGAGTTCCAGTTGATTTCGACTGTTGGGTAAGCTCGCTCGTCTTGAATTCGACATGGGTTTTGTGTTTTGGATCAGAATCTGAATTGGGCTTCTCTCGCTTTGTTGTTTTGGGTCCGTTTTAGATCTGCGCTTTTCGGTTTCCAATTGGGAAATGTTGGTTTTGTTAGTTCTTGAAGAAACCATGGCGTGATTCTTTGTTAAATGCTTGTTGCTAATTGTCTTGGATCAGATTCCGTGCTTTGTCTGGAGCTTCCACTTTTAATGTTTATTCCATTTCCTactattttaataaacaaatgTTTGATGCTTTCCTTGTTGTTTGGTTAAGGTTTATGGTACTGTAGTATGTTTCTCTCATTTGTGCCTTCACTTTCAGGATTTAAGCATTCGAGTCGGTGCAGCCATTGCAATATTTGATCCTCACACGAATCTGTGATTGAGGGCACGAGGAGGTCCTGTTCCGGTTCTGGGTTTAGGACTGCATAACATTTGCGGAGTGAAAAATGTTGCATAAGATGGTCTAAAGGCCAGAAAATCATACATTAGGTCGTTTGATAAGAGAAAAAAATGCCCAAGATGATCAGCAAACCGCTGTTGCTGACTTACTTTTACCTGTTCATCTACATTCTGCTTTCGTCCGGTGTTATATTGTACAACAAGGTATATCTTGCCATTACTGATTTGCATGTTTATATCTATATTGCGAGTTACCGATAGTCTTTATTGGTTAAACTGAAACTCTGAGCTATTATTTTCCTCCTTGTTTTACTGAAGATTTTCTGGGTGAATTTCCTTGCAGTGGGTTCTGTCTCCAAAATACTTCAATTTTCCATTACCCATCACACTTACAATGATTCATATGGGATTTTCTGGACTAGTAGCATTTCTTCTTGTTCGTGTTTTCAAGGTATGACTGACTCTTTAtttttggatgtgctttttGTATGTCCAAATTACTTTTGACATAGGTGTTGATATCTCTGTCAAACCAGTTTAACGTTTTGACTGGTAGTGGATTTTCGTTTAGTTGATAATCGAAGTGATATCATATAATTTCCCTGACATATTAATCCTCGCTATTAACTTTATCTGACTGGAACTCTTCTGTGATTCACATCACTTTGGTTACCTTACGATCCTGGTTGAGTTGATGTCTGCTGTTTGCGTCCATTAGGATTCTCACCTCCTCTGCTTTTCCGGAATTTGCTCTTGTCAGTAGTTAATACATGAATGATTTCGAAACTGATGCTACCCAACTCTGAATGAGAAGGGAGACCGCCAAAAAGATAGTGGGTTAGACTTAGATTAGCCTATAGCGGGAGAAGGCATGTAACTGATGTCCTATATGGCCAGAGTGAAATAGGATTTAACTGGAGCTATAGAAgccaattttgaaattttattgaaCTTCAAAAATTTATAGTTTGTCATCAATTGTGCAGAGTTAGGGTACACACAGTGTGCTCtagtttctttccttttttttttctttttggctgCATCTTATGCAAGTATCAGTTTTCTGTTATGCATGTGTCACTCCtccacatttttgtttttgttgtattCATTTATTGCTTTTGTTCTCCTTATTTATTCCTCTGTGAATTTGCAGGTTGTAGCTCCTGTCAAAATGACATTTGAAATGTAAGTATGTAGGATGATTTTAGGCTTCGACTTGTTATTactttttttgtccaaattgtttttcttatttttttcccCTTTATATGGCAGATATGCAACTTGTGTAATTCCAATCAGTGCCTTCTTTGCATCAAGTCTTTGGTAAGCACtgaattgaaatgtaattgggtGTTGTTTTGGCTAATAATGCGACTAATAAGGGCATGGATGTTGTTTTGGCTTAGATGGTTATTGTCATATTTTATGTAAAGGTTAAGGtcaaaattttcagatttgACTGTAACCAGGCTCATGCCTCTCAACAATGAAAATACTAAAATGCTTAGAGACTTAATGTTACTTGTGCCAATCTGTTCTCTTGCAATTTCTCATTTTGTGGTAAACAATGGACTTGTGCTTACATTCCCCGATGTAGAATGTCCGAACTTCCttcaagaattgatgtcccttgTTGGTTGAGTTGTCCAGATTTGGGCTCAAATGCAATGCCCACATTTAGGAATTGTATGCTTGTCAAGTTTTGCATTGTTGTGAATTGTACTTATCAAGAGTCAAGACAAGAATTCAAGTTTTGTTGTTATGAACTTTTCTCTTTCTGTCATTACAGGTTTGGAAACACTGCTTACTTGCATATTTCAGTGGCGTTCATCCAAATGCTTAAAGCTCTAAGTACGTGTGCTGATGCACAGACTCATGATATCTATTTTTACTACAATAATGATGCTTTTAAACGCAAAGAAATGACTGCTTATATCTATCTATATTCAATACTGCAGTGCCAGTGGCAACTTTTATCATGGCTGTATTGTGTGGCACTGACAAACCAAGGTGCGATGTGTTCACAAACATGTTGCTGGTCAGTGTTGGAGTTGTCATTTCCTCATACGGGGAGATTCATTTTAATGTAGTTGGTACAGTGTACCAGGTTACAGGCATCTTTGCAGAAGCTCTTAGACTGGTCTTAACACAAGTCCTTCTACAGAAGAAAGGCTTGACTCTAAATCCGATCACCAGCTTGTACTATATCGCCCCATGCAGGTATTATACTGTCATGCTTGGACTTTTATGCATCATAGGAGTTGGAATTTAGGCAAACACTATTTTTTCCAAGCGCTATATATGAACTCTACTTTTTTCCAATTGCAAAGTATGAATAAGTAGCATATTTGTTCTTTGGCAACCATAACAATCTTGATAGAGAATAGTGACTCATTTCTAGAATTTAGTTCTGATAGTGAATGCCAATTCTCGTAATTTTGAGTTTCTGAATCTGTAACTTATATTATATGGCTGAGATTCATAATTTTGTGGATGAAACATAGTAAGCTTACTATCAGTATAAGAACGATCCATCTGTACCATGGGAAATCTCAGTTCCTTCTTTGTACACCCTCATTCTGATGAAGCTCTGCATCTCCTTATTGATGGATGCATGTGCTTTAAACACAGTTCTGTACTCAATTGATTTTTTCCATTGATGCTTTTGGAAATAGAAACAGGAAAATCAAAATTGTGTAAACTATTGACAGGCATGCCATAGCTTCAGCGTCTCACCattattgtttcatttatttttgcAGTTTTGTCTTCCTGTTTGTGCCTTGGTTGTTACTTGAGAAGTCTGCAATAGAATATTCACAGTTTCAGTTCAACTTCTGGATCTTTTTCTCCAATGCTCTTTGTGCTTTGGCGTTGAACTTCTCCATATTCTTAGTAATTGGTAGAACTGGAGCAGTTACCATCCGGGTTGCTGGTGTTCTGAAAGACTGGATATTGATTGCCCTTTCAACTGTTATATTTCCAGAGTCTATTATAACCAGGCTGAACATAATCGGTTATGCCATAGGTAGCTCTCCATATATCTTAACTCGAAAGTTTCAAAGTTACAACTGCATTTTATACATGTGTAAATGTGAAGTTTTGGCTGACCAGTCAATTTGGCCTGCAGCACTGTGTGGGGTTGTCATGTACAATTACATAAAGGTTAAGGATGTTCGTGCATCTCAGCTACCTTCTGAAAGCATTCCCGAGAGAATTTCCAAGGTTTGCTTTTTCCAGAATTTGATTTCCTGTAAAATGTTTGGAGTCCTTGGTCcccttatattttttataacaCGTGTTTTCTGTGCCGGCCAATACAGGATtggaagatggagaaaaagtcCTCTGATATTTTTATCCCTGGAGGGACTGTTTCAGCCTCTGATGATGTTGATGAAGAAACACCCTTAACTCAATCAACAAGGTTGTCTCACATTGGACGAACACAGGCCGGCAACTATGCTGCATGATTCACGAACTCACGTGTAGATTGATTTTTGGAAAAGGAAAGTCCAGAAAACTCTAGACCCTTGAATTCTTTCCAGGGAACAGACTTTAACGCGGTGAACCACTGGGGCGGTTCATTGTATTACTTTCGGTTTTAGGAAGTGAATGCATGATTTGCCGGTGGAATTGTAGATGGTGGGTGAACAAGCTCACCATTAATTTGTCAAGAGCCTTGACGAATTACGCATTTCTCCTTGTTATAGTCCAGGTGGTAATGTAGAAACCGAAAGTTTTATCATGCGGTGTCTGTCTGTTCTCTGTATTTTTTCTGTTGCTGGAGTTTTGTGGTGAGAACATGAGCTCTGATTCATGAGTAGTCTCAGATGTTACGAATTGATTATCAATTACGAGTTATGTTCTTTTGGATAAACTGCTACTTGCtgcgttgttgttgttgatgaaaCTCGAAACTCAGAAACACGCAGGCCCTCCCACATTGTGTGAACCTGTGACGGAAGCATACAACATAGAACCAAAGATTATGCAGAAAGTGGCACAGAATTTGCAAGAAGGCGCTCCGATATTCACTAGAAATTAGAATAAAACAATGTGAACACACATCGGAAGGCAATACATCTAAATCGCGAGTAGATATAGAGCAAACACATCTCTTTATAACTAAAACAGTGTTGGAAAGATTACAGAAAGAACAGTGGATGGCCAttcaaaccaaagccaaaaaaaGGACTCGCGCGTGATTTGCATAGAGAATCACAAACAATATGCACAACTCGGGGCAAGAATAATGTACAAAGTGAAAGAAATGACCGATCAATGCACAACTATTCCTCTGAGCTTCCTCTGCATCCCCAGAACATGAAACATAGAAACTATGTCGGAAAAATTGAATCCTGAAAAAGAGGAGGAAACTATTCGAACTGTTGCAGAGGACTCATTGACAAAAGCCTCCTTGCAGCAGGCGGCGCCAATCCAGGGATATCCCTTATGTTTTTATTGCTGGGGTTCACAATCTGAAATATAAACAGACATTACAGTTAGGAACAGATGTAGt
This Pyrus communis chromosome 6, drPyrComm1.1, whole genome shotgun sequence DNA region includes the following protein-coding sequences:
- the LOC137737255 gene encoding probable sugar phosphate/phosphate translocator At3g17430: MPKMISKPLLLTYFYLFIYILLSSGVILYNKWVLSPKYFNFPLPITLTMIHMGFSGLVAFLLVRVFKVVAPVKMTFEIYATCVIPISAFFASSLWFGNTAYLHISVAFIQMLKALMPVATFIMAVLCGTDKPRCDVFTNMLLVSVGVVISSYGEIHFNVVGTVYQVTGIFAEALRLVLTQVLLQKKGLTLNPITSLYYIAPCSFVFLFVPWLLLEKSAIEYSQFQFNFWIFFSNALCALALNFSIFLVIGRTGAVTIRVAGVLKDWILIALSTVIFPESIITRLNIIGYAIALCGVVMYNYIKVKDVRASQLPSESIPERISKDWKMEKKSSDIFIPGGTVSASDDVDEETPLTQSTRLSHIGRTQAGNYAA